One Defluviitoga tunisiensis genomic window carries:
- a CDS encoding phospholipase D-like domain-containing protein has product MKNKLCALFLILLLAINIFSYEIFFSGEELVRFLKEKILESNSLRLVSFSLDDTISNELLKVKSEIFLEYEGGYSGVLFLPIIYDKNIEGYLHEKFIVFDDNSVLFGTGNFTKSGLLTDFNVFIYTDDQKIVNVFLQEISNFKKGKYANDKSKIKVNLKKTDLNNVKIVTGPSDQITKEILNNIKKAKKSIKVFSYSFTDPYFVEALERMSSKGVDVQILSDDWNKLYDSPIKYLSNINVRYNDKIHAKTIIIDEKKSIIGSYNLTYRAREKNDEIIMIIDNESVANILTKKFDLLFQ; this is encoded by the coding sequence TTGAAAAATAAGTTATGTGCGTTGTTTTTGATTTTACTATTAGCTATTAATATATTTTCATATGAAATATTCTTTTCTGGAGAAGAATTGGTAAGATTTCTTAAAGAGAAGATTCTTGAAAGTAATTCGTTGAGATTGGTGTCTTTTAGTCTTGATGACACCATCTCCAATGAATTATTAAAAGTGAAGAGTGAGATATTCCTGGAATATGAGGGGGGCTATTCTGGTGTACTGTTTTTACCAATTATTTATGATAAAAATATTGAAGGATACCTCCACGAAAAATTCATAGTGTTTGACGATAATTCGGTATTATTTGGGACAGGTAATTTTACAAAAAGTGGTCTTCTAACAGATTTTAATGTTTTTATATATACTGATGATCAAAAGATAGTCAACGTTTTTCTTCAAGAAATTTCGAACTTTAAGAAAGGTAAATATGCTAATGACAAGAGTAAAATAAAAGTTAACTTAAAAAAAACTGATTTAAATAATGTCAAAATAGTTACAGGGCCTTCTGATCAAATTACAAAGGAGATTCTTAATAATATAAAAAAAGCAAAAAAATCAATAAAGGTATTTTCTTATTCTTTTACAGATCCTTACTTTGTAGAAGCCTTGGAAAGGATGTCTTCAAAAGGTGTTGATGTCCAGATTTTATCGGATGATTGGAATAAACTGTATGATTCCCCTATTAAATATCTTTCCAATATTAATGTACGATATAACGATAAAATACATGCCAAAACAATAATAATTGATGAAAAAAAATCTATCATCGGCAGTTACAACTTAACGTATAGAGCCAGAGAAAAAAATGACGAGATTATTATGATTATAGATAATGAAAGCGTTGCCAATATATTGACTAAAAAATTTGATTTATTATTTCAATAA
- a CDS encoding MBL fold metallo-hydrolase codes for MEIQKLVTSKGFQTNTYIINNEIIIDPGEGVGQFVSKDHEFIVLLTHGHFDHILGLSEIKVKELYVHPLDVNLLQNPKENLSFLLDKPFSWLKPWKNISENYRVIHTPGHTPGSCVIHIGDYLFTGDTLFFDSIGRTDLPNSSTDDMKNSLKILKQYFKSLPRNTFIAPGHMRTGTLEEVLENNPFLKEI; via the coding sequence GTGGAAATCCAAAAATTGGTAACTAGCAAAGGATTTCAGACAAATACGTATATTATTAACAATGAGATTATTATAGATCCCGGTGAGGGTGTTGGGCAATTTGTGAGTAAAGACCATGAATTTATTGTGTTGTTGACTCATGGGCATTTCGATCATATTTTGGGACTTTCAGAAATTAAAGTAAAAGAATTATATGTACATCCATTGGATGTCAATTTATTACAAAATCCAAAAGAAAACCTATCTTTTCTCTTAGATAAGCCTTTTTCATGGCTTAAACCATGGAAAAATATTTCTGAAAATTATAGAGTAATACATACCCCAGGTCATACCCCAGGATCTTGTGTTATTCATATTGGTGATTACCTGTTTACGGGAGATACTTTGTTTTTTGATTCTATAGGCAGAACGGACCTTCCAAATTCTTCAACAGATGATATGAAAAATTCTTTAAAGATATTAAAACAATATTTTAAGTCTTTACCAAGAAACACTTTTATAGCTCCTGGTCATATGAGAACGGGAACCTTAGAAGAAGTTTTAGAAAATAACCCTTTTCTTAAAGAGATCTAG
- the glgP gene encoding alpha-glucan family phosphorylase translates to MNFINKITVVPKLPEEIVGLKELSENMWWTWNYKAQQLFKKIDENLWNSVQRNPVVFLKKVEQKKLNSAVASNDFMSLYQEVMNNFHNYMNEDQKTWFKKTHSHTNYGEIAYFCMEYGMHESFPMYSGGLGILAGDHIKSASDLGIPLVAVGLLYRKGYFIQKINSEGWQESIYLDYDFSDFPIHPAVDQNGEEVYVSITLPERTVYIKVWEIKVGRVKLYLLDTDLLQNDPEDRKITSTLYGGDLEMRIKQEMVIGIAGVRALRKLGYKPSVWHMNEGHSAFLGLERIREFVQEYNLSFSEAVQAVRAGNIFTTHTPVPAGNDLFPIYLIDKYFGDYWPQLKATRQDFLDLGLEKQKSGESLFSMAILALKLSGRANGVSKLHGTVSKKLWNHVWPGIEWVEVPITYVTNGVHINSWLNPLLQESFKKYLGEDWMLKIDDPDLWTKINDIPNEELWKIHMLLKKELIKFVRESIKAQRMRHGETVEQLEEVENIGNEEALTIGFARRFATYKRADLIFKDPERLKKILNNPERPVELIFAGKAHPADKPGQELMKKIYEYSRDPEFKNKIIILENYDMNMARFLVSGVDIWLNNPRRPLEASGTSGQKAGMNGAINFSVLDGWWNEGYNGKNGWTIGDDRDYENHELQDKIDSVSIYNQLEKQIVPLYYERGNGNIPQEWIEKMKESLKSVTSFFNTYRMLKEYTQKLYMPASEQHRNFCSNDFKVVKDFTKWLNLLKENWNSIKIHVMFDYEKSQIINAEEEIEIQAEIYMPGIGPDSIIAEIVVASLQNGKIEQLKTYDMKLVKEIQKDAYLYTGKIKIEDRGEYGINVRVTPNHPYMPHKNYLMGLVKYPE, encoded by the coding sequence ATGAATTTTATTAATAAAATTACAGTAGTTCCAAAGTTACCAGAAGAAATAGTTGGTTTGAAAGAACTTTCAGAAAATATGTGGTGGACTTGGAACTATAAGGCTCAACAGTTGTTTAAAAAAATTGACGAAAATCTTTGGAATTCTGTCCAAAGAAACCCTGTGGTGTTTCTAAAAAAAGTTGAACAGAAAAAATTGAATTCCGCTGTAGCAAGCAATGATTTTATGAGTTTATATCAAGAAGTGATGAATAATTTCCATAATTATATGAATGAGGATCAAAAAACTTGGTTTAAAAAGACTCATAGCCACACTAATTATGGTGAAATAGCTTATTTTTGTATGGAATATGGAATGCACGAGTCATTTCCTATGTATTCCGGCGGATTAGGAATACTTGCTGGAGATCATATTAAAAGTGCAAGTGATTTAGGAATACCTTTAGTAGCAGTAGGACTTCTTTATAGAAAAGGATATTTTATTCAGAAAATCAATTCTGAAGGATGGCAAGAAAGTATATATTTAGATTATGATTTTTCTGATTTTCCTATACATCCAGCTGTAGATCAAAATGGTGAAGAGGTTTATGTTTCTATAACACTACCTGAAAGGACTGTATATATAAAAGTTTGGGAGATAAAAGTTGGAAGAGTTAAATTATATTTATTAGATACCGACTTATTACAAAACGATCCAGAAGATAGAAAAATAACCTCTACCCTATATGGTGGAGATTTAGAAATGAGAATTAAACAAGAGATGGTTATTGGTATAGCAGGTGTAAGAGCTTTAAGAAAGCTTGGCTATAAACCTTCTGTATGGCATATGAATGAAGGACATTCGGCTTTTCTGGGTTTAGAAAGAATAAGAGAATTCGTACAAGAATATAATTTATCATTTTCTGAAGCTGTTCAAGCTGTTAGAGCTGGAAATATATTCACAACACATACACCAGTTCCTGCAGGAAATGATTTATTTCCAATTTATCTGATAGATAAATATTTTGGAGATTATTGGCCACAATTAAAAGCTACTAGACAAGACTTTTTAGATCTTGGATTAGAAAAGCAAAAAAGTGGAGAAAGCCTTTTTTCTATGGCTATATTAGCTCTAAAACTCTCTGGAAGGGCGAACGGTGTTTCTAAATTACATGGAACAGTTTCAAAAAAGTTGTGGAATCACGTTTGGCCAGGAATAGAATGGGTAGAAGTGCCTATTACTTATGTAACCAACGGTGTTCATATTAATTCTTGGTTAAATCCACTATTACAAGAATCTTTTAAAAAATATTTAGGTGAAGACTGGATGCTAAAAATAGATGATCCAGATTTATGGACCAAAATAAACGATATTCCTAATGAAGAGTTATGGAAGATCCATATGTTACTCAAAAAAGAATTAATAAAGTTTGTTCGCGAAAGTATTAAAGCCCAAAGGATGAGACATGGAGAAACTGTAGAACAATTAGAAGAAGTAGAGAATATAGGGAATGAAGAAGCTTTAACAATAGGTTTTGCAAGGAGATTTGCTACATATAAGCGAGCAGATTTGATATTTAAAGATCCTGAAAGACTTAAAAAGATTTTAAACAATCCCGAAAGACCTGTAGAATTGATATTCGCTGGTAAAGCTCATCCAGCAGACAAACCAGGTCAAGAATTAATGAAAAAAATATATGAATATTCAAGAGATCCAGAATTTAAAAATAAAATAATTATTCTAGAAAATTATGACATGAATATGGCAAGATTTTTAGTTTCTGGTGTTGATATTTGGCTTAATAATCCTAGAAGGCCCCTGGAGGCATCAGGAACATCAGGGCAAAAGGCAGGAATGAATGGAGCAATCAATTTTTCTGTTTTAGATGGGTGGTGGAATGAGGGTTACAACGGGAAAAACGGTTGGACTATAGGTGATGATAGAGATTATGAAAACCACGAATTGCAAGACAAAATAGACAGTGTCTCTATTTATAACCAACTTGAAAAACAAATTGTTCCTTTATACTATGAAAGAGGCAATGGAAATATTCCACAAGAGTGGATAGAAAAAATGAAAGAGTCACTAAAGAGTGTAACCTCATTTTTCAACACATATAGAATGCTTAAGGAGTATACTCAAAAGTTGTATATGCCTGCAAGTGAACAACATAGAAATTTCTGTTCCAACGATTTTAAAGTAGTTAAAGATTTTACAAAATGGTTAAATTTATTGAAAGAGAATTGGAATTCAATAAAAATACATGTAATGTTTGATTACGAAAAGTCTCAGATCATAAATGCAGAAGAAGAAATCGAGATACAGGCAGAGATTTATATGCCCGGAATTGGCCCAGATTCAATTATTGCAGAAATTGTTGTGGCCTCACTACAAAATGGGAAAATTGAACAGCTTAAAACTTATGATATGAAGCTTGTTAAAGAAATTCAAAAAGATGCTTATTTATATACTGGTAAAATAAAGATTGAAGATAGAGGAGAGTATGGAATAAATGTGAGGGTAACCCCCAATCATCCTTACATGCCACACAAAAATTATCTAATGGGTTTAGTTAAATATCCTGAATAA
- a CDS encoding M3 family oligoendopeptidase — protein MPIWDLTFFYKSPHDDKIKKDLEEGLNKAEQLRQKYHNKLSDPTLSSSQLKNFFVECEELFNKVWLTIQYASLNYAADTSNELYQKLAAICDDYESKIEMELSFWKPAILKQSDSKLKEFMESEELKDYKHVIENLLKSKKHVLSADAEKVLAAMYNSSRGGFQDLYQRLTSSYIFEIEIDGMIKTLTEPQMRSLRMHPDKDVRRRAMKILFDRYEKDQLVIEKTYNSIVKNYDTEASLRNFQEPISMRNLENEVDDKIVSTVIEVTTENTPLVHQYYNWKTKKMGIPLTLADIYAPLEKEQKEYSFEEAKNLVLEAYYHFDEEFGEIVDSFFTEKRIDSDIRKGKRGGAFTSYVVPNKKPFILMNFTGNMNDVMTLAHELGHGIHGVLASKQNVWNYHPPLVMAEVASVFGEMLVMDAVLPTLSEEERIAFIASKIEDTFATMFRQNMFARFEISSHKMISDNGSATWKELSNLYSQELKIMFGDSVIIPDEYHFEWSSISHMFHTPFYVYAYNFANLLVLALYEQYKQEGRSFVPKYKELLSSGANDSPDRLLKKVGIDINQKAFWKRGFEFIEREFLNKLD, from the coding sequence ATGCCGATATGGGATTTGACCTTTTTTTATAAATCTCCACATGATGATAAAATAAAAAAGGACTTAGAAGAAGGACTAAATAAGGCAGAACAACTTAGACAAAAATACCATAATAAACTTTCTGATCCTACTTTATCTTCTTCTCAACTTAAAAACTTCTTTGTTGAGTGTGAAGAACTTTTTAACAAAGTTTGGTTAACAATTCAGTATGCTTCTTTAAATTATGCTGCTGATACTTCCAACGAGCTATATCAAAAATTAGCAGCTATATGTGATGATTATGAATCAAAAATTGAAATGGAGCTTTCTTTTTGGAAGCCTGCTATTCTAAAACAATCCGATAGTAAATTAAAAGAGTTCATGGAATCAGAAGAATTGAAGGATTATAAGCATGTTATTGAAAACCTTTTAAAATCAAAAAAGCATGTGTTATCAGCAGATGCAGAAAAAGTTTTGGCTGCGATGTACAATTCTTCAAGAGGCGGATTCCAAGATCTCTACCAGCGCCTGACTAGTTCCTATATATTTGAAATTGAAATTGATGGAATGATTAAAACCTTAACGGAACCTCAAATGAGATCTTTAAGAATGCATCCGGATAAAGATGTTAGAAGAAGAGCTATGAAGATACTTTTTGATAGATACGAAAAAGATCAATTGGTTATTGAGAAAACCTATAATTCGATTGTGAAAAATTATGATACTGAAGCGAGCTTGAGAAATTTTCAAGAGCCGATTTCTATGAGAAATTTGGAAAATGAGGTAGATGACAAGATAGTTAGCACTGTGATTGAGGTTACAACAGAAAATACTCCTCTTGTTCACCAATATTATAATTGGAAAACCAAGAAAATGGGAATACCTTTAACGTTAGCAGATATATATGCACCTTTAGAGAAAGAACAGAAAGAATATTCGTTTGAAGAAGCTAAAAATCTTGTGTTGGAAGCATATTATCATTTTGATGAGGAGTTTGGTGAAATAGTAGATTCTTTTTTCACAGAAAAAAGGATTGATTCTGATATAAGAAAAGGAAAAAGAGGAGGGGCTTTTACTTCCTATGTTGTTCCAAATAAAAAACCCTTTATATTAATGAATTTTACAGGTAATATGAACGATGTAATGACTTTGGCTCATGAATTGGGGCATGGAATACATGGGGTATTGGCGTCTAAGCAAAATGTATGGAACTACCATCCTCCGCTAGTAATGGCGGAAGTAGCTTCAGTGTTTGGAGAAATGTTGGTGATGGATGCAGTTTTACCAACGTTGTCTGAAGAAGAAAGAATTGCTTTTATAGCTTCTAAAATTGAGGATACTTTTGCGACGATGTTCAGACAAAATATGTTTGCAAGATTTGAAATTAGTTCTCATAAAATGATCAGTGATAATGGTAGTGCAACATGGAAAGAACTATCAAATTTATATAGCCAAGAATTAAAAATTATGTTTGGAGATTCTGTAATAATTCCTGATGAATATCATTTTGAATGGTCTAGCATTTCTCACATGTTTCATACACCGTTTTATGTTTATGCATACAATTTTGCAAATTTGTTGGTTCTTGCTTTGTATGAACAATACAAGCAAGAAGGCAGATCTTTTGTTCCTAAATATAAGGAGTTATTAAGTAGTGGGGCAAATGATTCTCCAGATAGGTTATTGAAAAAGGTTGGAATAGATATAAATCAAAAGGCGTTTTGGAAAAGGGGTTTTGAGTTTATTGAAAGAGAGTTTTTAAATAAATTAGATTAA
- the sat gene encoding sulfate adenylyltransferase, with protein MIEPHGGKLINRIVSEQEKDEWLKKSKELKSITVSYYDLSELENISTGLFSPLEGFMNKNDYDSVLNNMRLESGIVWSIPIVLSVKKQIADNLKVGEDIIIKSEEDGKTYAVLHLEDKFIRRKEEEAKKVYKTNEDKHPGVKFLYEQGEVALGGKITLLSRINHENFQEYRFDPVETRRIFSENGWKTIVAFQTRNPIHRAHEYLQKTALEIVDGLFINPLVGKTQEEDIPSDVRMHSYEVILDKYYPKNRVCLGVFPVNMRYAGPREAVFHAICRKNYGCSHIIIGRDHAGVGNYYGTYEAQEIFDQFKPEEIGIIPLKFEHAFYCKRCENMATSKTCPHGNEEHVFLSGTKVREMLSRGEKPPKEFTRPEVAEILMKFYQEKNNVEK; from the coding sequence TTGATTGAACCACATGGTGGAAAGTTAATAAACAGAATTGTCTCAGAACAAGAAAAGGATGAATGGTTGAAAAAGTCAAAAGAATTAAAGTCTATAACAGTTTCATATTATGATCTTTCAGAATTAGAAAATATTTCAACAGGACTATTTAGTCCTTTAGAAGGTTTTATGAATAAAAATGATTATGATTCAGTTTTAAATAATATGAGATTAGAAAGTGGAATTGTCTGGTCTATACCTATTGTTTTATCAGTAAAGAAACAAATTGCAGATAATTTAAAAGTTGGAGAAGATATAATAATAAAGTCTGAAGAAGATGGAAAAACCTATGCTGTTCTTCATCTAGAAGATAAATTTATCAGAAGAAAAGAAGAAGAAGCTAAAAAAGTATATAAAACCAATGAAGATAAACATCCTGGGGTAAAGTTTTTATATGAGCAAGGAGAAGTAGCATTAGGAGGCAAGATTACCTTACTTAGCAGAATAAATCACGAGAATTTTCAAGAGTATAGGTTTGATCCGGTAGAAACAAGAAGAATTTTTTCAGAAAACGGATGGAAGACGATTGTTGCTTTTCAAACAAGGAATCCAATTCATAGAGCTCACGAATATCTTCAAAAAACAGCCTTAGAAATAGTCGATGGATTATTTATCAATCCACTTGTGGGAAAGACTCAAGAAGAAGATATCCCTTCAGATGTTCGAATGCATTCATATGAAGTTATTTTAGATAAATATTATCCAAAAAATAGAGTATGTTTGGGAGTTTTTCCTGTCAATATGAGATATGCTGGCCCTAGAGAGGCAGTATTTCATGCTATATGTAGGAAAAATTATGGTTGTTCACACATTATAATTGGAAGGGATCATGCTGGCGTTGGCAATTATTACGGAACTTATGAAGCGCAAGAAATTTTTGATCAATTTAAGCCTGAAGAGATAGGAATTATTCCTTTAAAGTTTGAGCATGCATTTTATTGTAAAAGATGTGAAAACATGGCTACATCCAAAACATGTCCTCATGGGAATGAAGAACATGTTTTTTTGAGCGGTACAAAAGTCAGAGAGATGCTTTCACGCGGTGAAAAACCACCAAAAGAATTTACTAGGCCAGAAGTAGCAGAGATTCTTATGAAATTTTATCAAGAAAAAAATAATGTTGAAAAATAA
- a CDS encoding NAD+ synthase, with the protein MEIRVAIAQMNSIVGDYYGNINKIKNNIRQACNDHADIIVFPELCLNGYPPEDLLLKTQFLNDSLKSIKDVKDFTEDKDIVIILGAVECDEYYNIYNSAQIIFKGNLLGKYKKRLLSSFSFFDERRYFNPSDILTLIELNGSKIGITIGNEICFPNSSLYSAVNNETDLILNLSASVFYKNKINSIHNILKARALELSSWVVYCNMVGGQDELVFDGGSMVIDPYGVIEMNAPLFEEGIYFIDIDAEEAKRAKLKNSKSSSLCQVKNNVEIININKIVSKKRKIKSITSKIPDENELLYSAIKLGLRDYLVKNGFSSVVLGLSGGVDSALVASIAADSIGNKNVLALIMPSEFTSKKSVEDAVELSLNLGIEYKIISISELYNTYLDTLKESFKGKTFDETEENLQARIRGNIIMAFSNKFGHLALVCGNKSEVATGYSTLYGDTAGGFAPIKDLYKTELYKVAKKYNEIHNKEIITKSILEKPPSAELRPNQKDEDKLPPYDILDKILFNYIERGKSYNELLEMGLNEEIVKNVINMVEKSEWKRRQLPAGIKLSELSFGKERKMPITKKYRFW; encoded by the coding sequence ATGGAGATACGTGTCGCAATTGCGCAAATGAATTCAATAGTTGGAGATTATTATGGGAACATTAATAAAATTAAAAACAACATTAGGCAAGCATGTAATGATCATGCAGACATAATTGTATTTCCTGAGTTGTGCTTAAATGGATATCCTCCAGAAGATTTGTTATTAAAGACTCAATTTTTAAACGATTCTTTAAAAAGTATAAAAGATGTCAAAGACTTTACTGAAGATAAAGATATAGTAATAATTCTTGGAGCAGTAGAATGTGATGAATATTACAATATCTACAACAGTGCGCAAATTATTTTTAAAGGTAACCTTTTAGGGAAATATAAAAAAAGACTTTTATCCTCTTTTTCATTTTTTGATGAAAGAAGGTATTTTAATCCTTCAGATATTTTAACGCTGATAGAATTGAATGGAAGTAAGATAGGTATTACAATAGGTAATGAGATTTGTTTTCCAAATAGTAGCCTGTATTCGGCAGTTAATAACGAAACTGATTTAATTTTAAACTTGTCTGCTTCTGTATTTTACAAAAATAAGATCAATTCAATTCATAATATCCTAAAGGCAAGGGCACTTGAGCTATCTTCCTGGGTCGTGTATTGTAATATGGTTGGTGGTCAAGATGAATTAGTGTTTGACGGTGGAAGCATGGTTATAGACCCTTATGGGGTTATAGAGATGAATGCACCATTATTTGAAGAAGGAATTTACTTTATTGATATTGATGCTGAAGAAGCTAAACGAGCAAAATTAAAAAACAGTAAAAGTAGTTCTTTATGTCAAGTTAAGAATAATGTTGAGATAATTAATATTAATAAGATTGTTAGTAAAAAAAGAAAGATCAAATCTATCACTAGTAAAATTCCTGATGAAAATGAATTACTTTATTCTGCAATCAAGTTAGGACTAAGAGATTATTTGGTAAAAAATGGTTTTAGTAGCGTTGTTTTAGGTTTAAGTGGTGGAGTTGATTCTGCGTTGGTTGCATCAATAGCTGCAGATTCGATAGGAAACAAAAATGTTTTAGCTTTAATCATGCCTTCAGAATTTACCTCTAAAAAAAGTGTAGAAGATGCAGTGGAACTTTCACTAAATTTAGGGATAGAATATAAAATTATTTCAATTAGTGAATTATATAATACCTATTTAGATACATTAAAAGAAAGTTTTAAAGGAAAGACGTTTGATGAAACAGAAGAAAATTTACAAGCACGAATTAGAGGCAATATTATCATGGCTTTTTCAAATAAATTTGGGCATCTTGCTTTAGTTTGTGGGAATAAAAGTGAAGTTGCAACAGGTTATTCAACTCTTTACGGTGATACTGCTGGAGGTTTCGCACCTATTAAAGATCTATATAAAACTGAATTATACAAAGTTGCTAAAAAATATAATGAGATTCATAATAAAGAAATTATAACAAAATCAATCTTAGAAAAGCCTCCTTCTGCTGAACTTAGACCAAATCAGAAAGATGAAGATAAATTGCCTCCTTACGATATTTTAGACAAGATCTTGTTTAACTATATTGAAAGAGGAAAATCATATAATGAGCTTTTAGAAATGGGATTAAATGAAGAAATTGTCAAGAATGTAATAAATATGGTAGAAAAAAGTGAATGGAAACGTAGACAATTGCCAGCTGGAATTAAACTAAGTGAATTGAGTTTTGGAAAAGAACGGAAGATGCCAATTACAAAAAAGTACAGATTTTGGTAA